A stretch of Roseibium porphyridii DNA encodes these proteins:
- a CDS encoding substrate-binding domain-containing protein, with protein sequence MLPENEPSAPQFLTTKEVADLLRVKERKVYDLAAADEIPHRRITGKLLFPSVELHAWIEGSGEIKPAVRPDVLAGSHDPLLDWAIRACGCGLATLCNGSRDGLIKFEAGTAALAGIHLPEENGWNIASVETLGVSDTVLIAWAVRKRGLLVSTDDEASVPSIASLRGKRFAMRQPGAGAALLFSRLLDDEGLSENDLACSKDYAHTENEAAAMVAAGEADAALGLQSMARQFKLAFIPLIDERFDLLIDRRSFFTAPVQTLFAFARSQDFQDKAEALGGYSLEETGTVRWLSA encoded by the coding sequence ATGTTGCCGGAAAACGAACCCTCCGCCCCCCAGTTCTTGACCACCAAGGAAGTGGCCGACCTGTTGCGGGTCAAAGAGCGCAAGGTCTATGATCTTGCAGCTGCAGATGAAATTCCCCACCGGCGGATCACCGGGAAACTTTTGTTTCCATCTGTCGAACTTCATGCCTGGATCGAAGGATCCGGCGAAATCAAGCCTGCTGTGCGGCCCGATGTGCTGGCAGGATCTCATGACCCCCTTTTGGATTGGGCAATCCGGGCCTGCGGATGCGGTTTGGCAACGCTGTGCAACGGAAGCCGAGACGGCCTGATAAAATTCGAGGCCGGCACAGCCGCGCTCGCAGGCATTCATCTGCCGGAAGAGAATGGCTGGAACATTGCTTCGGTGGAGACACTTGGCGTTTCCGACACCGTTCTGATCGCCTGGGCTGTACGAAAACGTGGTCTTCTTGTTTCGACCGACGACGAAGCCAGTGTTCCGTCCATCGCCAGCTTAAGGGGCAAGCGATTTGCCATGCGGCAACCAGGGGCAGGCGCTGCATTGCTGTTCTCCAGACTTCTTGACGATGAAGGACTGAGTGAAAACGACCTTGCCTGCAGCAAGGATTACGCTCACACGGAAAACGAGGCTGCGGCCATGGTGGCTGCCGGGGAGGCAGACGCCGCCCTTGGGCTCCAGTCCATGGCTCGGCAATTCAAGCTTGCTTTCATACCGCTGATCGACGAACGATTTGATCTTCTCATCGACAGGCGCTCTTTTTTCACCGCGCCTGTTCAGACGCTTTTCGCATTTGCACGCTCGCAGGACTTTCAAGACAAGGCTGAAGCGCTTGGCGGGTATTCCCTTGAAGAGACGGGTACCGTGCGCTGGCTGTCGGCATAA
- the tsaA gene encoding tRNA (N6-threonylcarbamoyladenosine(37)-N6)-methyltransferase TrmO, translated as MSDVRPHEIMVPTTAPDDARLRFIGKIHTPWSDRKDCPRQGKIDGPECRIEIFEPWVPALKGIEDYDRIEILYWLDKARRDLVVQNPGHSDSVFGTFALRSPVRPNPIGTVLAKLVSVDGATLVVRGLDCLDGTPLLDLKPDRCAFSPKASPKPAAT; from the coding sequence ATGAGCGACGTCCGTCCCCACGAAATCATGGTTCCCACGACCGCCCCCGATGATGCCCGACTTCGTTTCATCGGTAAAATCCACACACCCTGGAGCGATCGCAAGGACTGTCCAAGGCAGGGAAAGATCGATGGACCGGAATGCCGGATCGAGATCTTTGAGCCTTGGGTTCCGGCACTGAAAGGCATTGAGGACTACGACCGGATCGAAATCCTTTATTGGCTCGACAAGGCGCGGCGTGACCTCGTGGTACAGAATCCGGGCCATAGTGACAGTGTTTTCGGCACGTTTGCCCTCAGATCTCCAGTAAGACCCAATCCGATAGGTACGGTCCTGGCGAAACTCGTATCAGTTGACGGAGCAACCTTGGTTGTGCGGGGTCTTGATTGTCTCGACGGCACACCATTGCTGGATCTGAAACCGGACCGATGCGCCTTCTCACCCAAAGCTTCGCCAAAGCCTGCAGCAACTTAA
- a CDS encoding 3-hydroxyacyl-CoA dehydrogenase NAD-binding domain-containing protein: MQSGSQTGVNDVVSIERHGQTALIAIHNPPVNAASHAVRSGLCQALATLQNEPDIKAIAIYGRGRTFIAGADIREFGKPPQDPWLPEVCNILENSPVPIACILHGTTLGGGLEVALSCHARVALKGTRVGFPEVNLGILPGAGGTQRAPRLAGIGAALNLVTSGKPISADEALEIGLIDRIQDGDPHEVAMQAAEEIVGNILKTRKTGTLAVEADDRALDDMRETLRKRQPHLFSPHKCVDAIAACLLPIEQGLKEERRLYNQCMDSPQRAGLIHAFFAERAVAKVPEAAATPSEITEIGVIGGGTMGSGIATAALLAGFPVTLTERDGAGLERARTTIAGNLEGAVKRGKLSAEARDKIFAEKLKTDTDYAALSNADMVIEAAFEDMSVKQDIFGRLDDVAKPGAVLASNTSYLDINQIAAATRRPESVLGLHFFSPAHIMRLMEIVVADKTSAETAATGFSLAKKLKKIAVRSGVCDGFIGNRIMTFYKKAADYMMMDGAAPDAIDKAMTGFGFAMGPYQVADLAGLDISWAANKRRAATRPSEERYIPIADSLCEKGWFGRKTGKGFYLYGPEGPHPNPDALAIIDAERGKAGVTPRPFAAEEITDRFMTAMILEANRVLEEGIALRPIDIDAVFLFGYGFPRFRGGPMHTADQIGAAEIVKRIEAYALEDSYYWQVPELLRKLAIDGGTFAEMNGKA, from the coding sequence ATGCAGTCAGGTTCGCAGACCGGTGTGAATGACGTTGTTTCAATCGAGCGGCATGGACAGACCGCTCTGATTGCCATCCACAATCCACCGGTAAACGCGGCCTCGCACGCCGTGAGGTCAGGTCTTTGTCAAGCACTTGCAACGCTTCAAAACGAGCCGGACATAAAAGCGATCGCCATTTACGGCCGGGGCCGGACTTTCATCGCAGGTGCTGACATCAGAGAGTTCGGCAAACCGCCTCAAGACCCCTGGCTGCCCGAAGTCTGCAACATTCTCGAAAACAGTCCGGTGCCGATCGCCTGTATTCTCCATGGAACCACTCTGGGTGGCGGCCTGGAAGTCGCGCTTTCCTGTCATGCGCGCGTTGCGCTGAAAGGGACAAGGGTTGGCTTTCCGGAGGTCAATCTCGGCATCCTGCCAGGCGCAGGGGGCACCCAACGCGCCCCTCGTCTGGCCGGTATCGGCGCGGCCTTAAACCTTGTGACCAGCGGCAAACCCATTTCAGCCGATGAAGCTCTCGAAATCGGGCTCATCGACCGAATTCAGGACGGAGATCCGCACGAAGTTGCTATGCAAGCTGCTGAAGAGATTGTCGGCAATATTCTCAAAACCAGGAAAACAGGAACGTTGGCCGTTGAAGCAGACGACAGGGCTCTTGATGACATGCGCGAAACCCTTCGCAAACGACAGCCTCACTTGTTTTCGCCGCACAAATGCGTCGATGCCATCGCCGCTTGCCTGCTGCCAATTGAACAGGGGCTCAAGGAAGAGCGACGGCTTTACAATCAATGCATGGACAGTCCCCAACGCGCCGGGCTCATCCATGCCTTTTTCGCAGAACGCGCCGTCGCAAAGGTTCCGGAAGCCGCTGCGACACCATCAGAGATCACCGAAATTGGCGTGATTGGTGGTGGCACCATGGGCTCAGGTATTGCGACCGCCGCGCTGCTTGCAGGGTTTCCGGTCACACTGACAGAACGAGATGGAGCCGGGCTCGAGCGAGCCAGAACGACGATTGCCGGAAATCTTGAAGGCGCGGTCAAACGCGGCAAGCTTTCAGCCGAGGCACGAGACAAGATCTTTGCGGAGAAACTTAAAACCGACACCGACTACGCAGCCCTCAGCAATGCCGATATGGTCATTGAAGCCGCGTTTGAAGACATGAGCGTAAAGCAGGACATATTCGGAAGGCTCGACGACGTCGCAAAACCTGGGGCCGTTCTGGCCTCCAACACCTCCTATCTCGATATCAACCAGATTGCTGCCGCGACCCGGCGACCTGAAAGCGTTCTCGGACTGCATTTCTTTTCACCGGCCCACATCATGCGACTGATGGAAATCGTCGTCGCCGACAAGACAAGTGCCGAAACGGCTGCGACGGGTTTCTCCCTTGCCAAGAAACTCAAGAAAATCGCCGTACGTTCGGGTGTTTGTGACGGCTTTATCGGCAACCGCATCATGACGTTTTACAAGAAAGCGGCCGATTACATGATGATGGATGGCGCTGCACCTGACGCAATCGACAAGGCCATGACCGGTTTCGGGTTTGCCATGGGCCCCTACCAGGTTGCCGATCTTGCCGGCCTTGATATCAGCTGGGCAGCCAACAAACGTCGCGCGGCAACACGTCCATCCGAGGAAAGATACATCCCGATTGCCGACAGTCTTTGCGAAAAAGGGTGGTTTGGCCGAAAAACCGGAAAGGGTTTCTATCTCTACGGGCCCGAAGGTCCACACCCCAACCCGGATGCGCTTGCAATCATTGACGCGGAACGCGGCAAGGCCGGTGTGACGCCACGCCCGTTTGCGGCTGAGGAAATCACCGACCGCTTCATGACCGCGATGATCCTGGAAGCAAACCGGGTTTTGGAAGAAGGAATCGCCCTGCGCCCTATCGACATTGATGCCGTGTTTCTGTTCGGATATGGCTTTCCGCGTTTCCGCGGCGGCCCAATGCACACGGCAGACCAGATAGGAGCGGCAGAAATCGTCAAACGGATTGAGGCCTATGCGCTGGAAGACAGCTATTATTGGCAGGTACCGGAGCTTCTCCGCAAACTGGCAATAGACGGCGGCACTTTCGCGGAGATGAACGGCAAGGCCTGA
- a CDS encoding phosphotransferase family protein, with the protein MSGKESDLDIDAAALWLEQHLPGFAGPVQAEKFNRGQSNPTFHLKASSGHYVLRRKPPGELLKSAHAVDREFRVQRALAGSDVPVANMHILCEDRDIIGSAFYVMECVRGRNFDDPRLPELDRETRAGIYGEMNRVLAAIHTIDLSARGLSDFGPEGNYYRRQIDRWSKQYRASETEPIAAMDALMSWLDNNVPDDDGIRTLVHGDYRIDNLLFDENGSACVAVLDWELSTIGHPFADLAALIMQWQRPPGVEGRGLEGVDRSALGLPEDQAFIDRYCERMGLPGIPGFGFYLAFCFFRMGAILQGVKKRALDGNASNPALGLKLGASVPDYASGGLAAARTV; encoded by the coding sequence GTGTCAGGCAAGGAAAGTGACCTGGATATCGATGCAGCTGCCCTCTGGCTGGAGCAGCATTTGCCAGGCTTTGCGGGTCCGGTCCAGGCAGAAAAGTTCAATCGCGGGCAATCCAATCCGACGTTTCACCTCAAAGCGTCGTCTGGACACTATGTCTTGCGCCGAAAACCTCCAGGTGAGCTGCTCAAGTCGGCACATGCTGTTGATCGTGAATTCAGGGTCCAAAGAGCGCTTGCCGGATCGGATGTGCCGGTCGCGAACATGCATATTCTGTGCGAGGATCGCGACATTATCGGCTCAGCTTTCTACGTGATGGAATGTGTCAGGGGGCGAAATTTCGACGATCCGCGTTTGCCAGAGCTGGATCGTGAAACCCGGGCTGGTATTTATGGTGAGATGAATCGGGTTCTGGCCGCCATACACACAATTGATTTGTCGGCGCGCGGCCTTTCGGACTTCGGCCCTGAAGGAAACTATTACCGTCGGCAGATCGACCGGTGGAGCAAGCAGTATCGTGCCAGCGAGACAGAACCCATTGCCGCGATGGACGCGTTGATGAGCTGGTTGGACAACAACGTTCCGGACGACGATGGAATCCGGACGCTGGTCCATGGCGACTATCGCATCGACAATCTGTTGTTTGATGAAAATGGTTCTGCCTGTGTTGCAGTTCTTGATTGGGAGCTCTCGACGATCGGGCACCCGTTTGCCGATCTGGCGGCATTGATCATGCAATGGCAGCGTCCGCCCGGTGTGGAAGGGCGCGGTCTTGAAGGCGTTGACAGGTCAGCATTGGGCCTGCCGGAGGATCAGGCCTTCATCGACAGGTATTGCGAACGCATGGGATTGCCTGGCATCCCCGGTTTTGGCTTCTACCTTGCCTTCTGCTTTTTCCGGATGGGGGCCATCTTGCAAGGTGTCAAGAAACGGGCGTTGGACGGCAACGCCTCCAACCCGGCACTTGGCCTGAAACTCGGGGCCAGTGTCCCGGATTATGCGTCTGGCGGTCTTGCAGCTGCTCGGACTGTCTGA
- a CDS encoding acyl-CoA dehydrogenase family protein, whose amino-acid sequence MDLGISDRVRPLIENVRLMVETEIAPLDQEYHEEVGRHPSGNRFLMTERQLEILDHLKALAKQRGLWNFWLTDSERGFGLTTVEYAYLAEEMGKAGIAAEVFNCNAPDTGNMEVLERYGSDAHKQRWLKPLLEGEIRSAYLMTEPNVASSDAVNVALEAVHDGEAWVLNGEKWWATGAGDPRCSLYIVMAKTDQEAQKHSRHSMFLVPADAAGIEILRPMRVFGADDAPHGHMHIRFTDVRVPETDLVLGQGRGFEVAQGRLGPGRIHHCMRAIGQAEKALELLCKRALGREAFGKKLVDLGANYDIIANARMEIEMARLLCLKAAWKMDTEGTRAAQPWISQIKVVAPLMALKVVDEAMQMHGAAGISQDFPLAGMWTNLRTLRFADGPDAIHRRQVARAELKKHTNSKV is encoded by the coding sequence ATGGATCTGGGTATCTCTGACCGGGTGCGCCCGTTGATCGAAAACGTTCGGCTAATGGTTGAAACCGAAATTGCGCCACTCGATCAGGAATATCATGAAGAGGTCGGTCGCCATCCGAGCGGCAACCGTTTTTTGATGACAGAGCGGCAACTGGAAATCCTCGACCATCTGAAAGCTTTGGCGAAACAACGTGGACTTTGGAATTTCTGGCTCACCGACAGCGAGCGAGGTTTCGGGCTGACGACGGTGGAATATGCCTATCTGGCAGAAGAGATGGGAAAAGCCGGAATCGCGGCAGAAGTATTCAACTGCAACGCACCCGATACCGGCAACATGGAGGTTCTGGAACGATATGGTTCCGACGCTCACAAACAGCGTTGGCTGAAGCCGCTGCTGGAAGGGGAGATACGGTCGGCTTATCTGATGACGGAACCAAACGTCGCTTCCTCCGACGCCGTCAATGTGGCGCTTGAGGCGGTGCACGACGGTGAAGCGTGGGTGCTCAATGGCGAAAAATGGTGGGCGACGGGCGCAGGCGACCCGCGATGCAGCCTCTATATCGTGATGGCCAAAACTGATCAGGAAGCACAAAAGCACTCCCGTCATTCCATGTTTCTTGTGCCCGCTGATGCAGCGGGCATTGAAATCCTGCGCCCCATGCGGGTTTTTGGGGCGGACGACGCCCCTCACGGCCATATGCATATTCGTTTTACCGATGTGCGGGTGCCTGAAACCGATCTGGTCCTGGGACAGGGGCGCGGCTTTGAAGTGGCGCAGGGGCGTCTAGGTCCGGGCCGAATTCATCATTGCATGCGGGCGATTGGCCAAGCAGAAAAGGCTCTGGAACTTTTGTGCAAACGTGCCTTGGGACGCGAAGCCTTTGGCAAGAAACTGGTCGATCTGGGCGCGAATTACGACATCATCGCCAATGCGCGCATGGAAATCGAAATGGCCAGACTTTTGTGCCTGAAGGCGGCCTGGAAGATGGATACGGAAGGCACCCGTGCGGCCCAACCCTGGATCAGTCAGATCAAGGTTGTCGCGCCCCTGATGGCACTCAAAGTTGTCGATGAAGCCATGCAGATGCACGGCGCTGCCGGCATCAGCCAGGATTTTCCGCTCGCCGGCATGTGGACCAATCTGAGGACATTGCGATTTGCCGACGGTCCGGATGCTATTCATCGCCGTCAGGTTGCCCGAGCGGAATTGAAGAAACACACCAACAGCAAGGTGTGA
- a CDS encoding NAD(P)H-dependent flavin oxidoreductase, whose amino-acid sequence MLKDRRLPAVLQNLRLPAVAAPLFIVSCPELVVAQCTSGIVGSFPALNARDEPGGPVMLEVWLQKITEALDRHNQANPDRPAAPFAVNQIVHRSNERLARDVEICARWKVPIWITSMGARVEVNDAAHSCGGIALHDVINNTYARKAVDKGADGLIAVCAGAGGHGGPQSPFALVREIREWFDGPLLLGGAVSTGEALLAAKVLGADLGYVGSPFVATDEANAEQDYKDMMVSGGAEDVMTSKLFTGHPANYLKESIRKVGLDPEALPGSWEVSVMPDDSELPKAWREIWGAGQGIGSIKSVGPASEVVDRLETEFRAALARLRADLM is encoded by the coding sequence ATGCTGAAGGACCGGCGATTGCCAGCTGTGCTGCAAAACTTGCGATTGCCTGCAGTGGCAGCCCCTCTTTTCATTGTGTCCTGTCCCGAGTTGGTTGTTGCACAATGCACATCGGGCATTGTCGGTAGCTTCCCGGCTTTGAATGCACGGGATGAGCCGGGAGGGCCGGTGATGCTCGAGGTCTGGCTTCAAAAGATCACCGAAGCACTGGACCGACACAATCAGGCGAACCCCGACCGTCCCGCAGCGCCATTTGCAGTCAACCAGATTGTTCACCGGTCCAATGAACGATTGGCAAGAGATGTTGAAATCTGTGCGCGCTGGAAGGTGCCGATCTGGATCACCTCCATGGGCGCGCGTGTGGAGGTTAACGACGCTGCCCATTCTTGTGGTGGCATTGCCTTGCACGACGTTATCAACAACACCTACGCGCGCAAGGCAGTCGACAAAGGAGCCGATGGTCTGATCGCGGTTTGCGCGGGTGCCGGCGGTCATGGCGGGCCTCAATCGCCATTTGCGCTCGTGCGGGAAATTCGAGAGTGGTTCGACGGCCCGTTGCTCTTGGGCGGCGCTGTCTCGACCGGCGAAGCGCTTTTGGCGGCAAAGGTCCTGGGTGCTGATTTGGGTTACGTCGGATCGCCGTTTGTGGCGACAGACGAAGCCAATGCCGAACAGGACTACAAGGACATGATGGTGTCCGGCGGCGCAGAAGACGTAATGACGTCAAAGCTCTTCACCGGGCATCCTGCAAACTACCTGAAAGAGTCCATTCGGAAAGTGGGGCTCGATCCGGAAGCGCTTCCCGGATCCTGGGAAGTCAGCGTGATGCCCGATGACAGCGAGCTGCCCAAAGCCTGGCGCGAGATCTGGGGTGCGGGACAGGGCATCGGCTCGATAAAGTCCGTCGGTCCTGCGTCTGAAGTGGTCGACAGGCTGGAGACGGAGTTTCGCGCCGCCCTGGCCCGGTTGCGTGCAGATTTGATGTGA
- a CDS encoding MaoC family dehydratase, giving the protein MLSTQALTVEELEEKIGQEVGVSNWQQIDQATIDAFASVTNDHQFIHVDPERAEKTPFGGTIAHGFLTLSLLSSMAQEAQPKIIGSQIGINYGFDKVRFLTPVRSGDSVRGRFVLAGLSRPKTGEIDVVWDATVEIANARRPALVASWLNRFYLTKDPEVAAC; this is encoded by the coding sequence ATGTTGTCCACTCAGGCACTCACGGTCGAGGAACTGGAAGAGAAGATCGGTCAGGAAGTCGGTGTTTCCAACTGGCAGCAGATCGATCAAGCGACGATTGATGCTTTCGCAAGTGTCACGAACGATCACCAGTTCATCCATGTCGATCCGGAAAGAGCGGAGAAAACACCCTTTGGTGGAACAATTGCGCATGGCTTTCTCACGCTCTCGCTGCTCTCCTCAATGGCGCAGGAAGCGCAACCGAAAATCATCGGTTCGCAGATCGGCATTAACTACGGATTCGACAAGGTCCGCTTTCTGACACCAGTTCGTAGTGGAGACAGCGTGCGCGGACGGTTTGTGCTTGCCGGATTGTCACGGCCAAAGACCGGCGAAATCGATGTTGTGTGGGATGCTACAGTGGAGATTGCAAACGCCCGGCGCCCGGCGCTGGTCGCGAGTTGGCTCAATCGGTTCTACCTCACGAAGGATCCGGAGGTCGCAGCATGCTGA
- a CDS encoding SDR family oxidoreductase, whose product MRPDSVFGLEGRIALVTGGATGIGRMAAEGLMAAGAKVFIASRKEEACTAAADALNALGYSGKAIGFGGDVSSEEGIDALVKLLDDRTDRLNILMNNAGTSWGTPLGAFPYHAWDRVMRVNVTGLFHLTQSMLPLLEASASDDDPARVVNVGSVMGETAHGDRAYSYAASKAAVHHLTRILAKELAEKRITVNALAPGPFISNMTAFATADEEIRNRVGAQVPLGRVGRPEDIAAALQYLCGPGGSYVTGAILPISGGINVETGPDLFQEAYE is encoded by the coding sequence ATGAGGCCTGACAGCGTGTTCGGCCTGGAAGGACGGATTGCTCTTGTTACCGGTGGGGCAACAGGCATCGGCAGAATGGCTGCCGAAGGATTGATGGCCGCCGGTGCAAAGGTTTTTATCGCCAGCCGCAAGGAAGAAGCGTGCACGGCGGCAGCCGATGCTTTGAATGCGCTGGGGTATTCAGGAAAGGCAATCGGATTTGGTGGAGATGTCTCGAGCGAAGAAGGCATTGACGCACTTGTAAAACTGCTCGACGACAGAACGGACAGGCTGAACATTTTGATGAATAATGCGGGCACCAGTTGGGGCACGCCGCTGGGAGCGTTCCCCTATCACGCCTGGGACCGGGTGATGCGGGTCAATGTCACCGGCCTTTTCCATCTAACGCAATCGATGCTTCCGCTGCTGGAAGCCTCGGCAAGCGACGACGACCCTGCGCGCGTTGTCAATGTGGGTTCTGTGATGGGCGAAACGGCACACGGAGACAGGGCCTACAGCTACGCGGCTTCCAAGGCGGCTGTACATCATTTGACGCGTATCCTGGCCAAGGAGCTTGCCGAAAAGCGCATCACGGTGAATGCGCTGGCGCCCGGTCCTTTCATCAGCAACATGACAGCATTCGCCACTGCGGACGAGGAAATCCGCAACCGGGTCGGGGCGCAGGTCCCGCTGGGCCGTGTCGGGCGGCCGGAGGATATTGCCGCGGCATTGCAGTATCTGTGCGGGCCAGGCGGCTCTTACGTGACCGGGGCTATTCTGCCAATCAGCGGCGGCATCAATGTCGAAACGGGACCGGACCTTTTCCAGGAGGCGTATGAGTGA
- a CDS encoding long-chain fatty acid--CoA ligase, producing MKGMMMHRPLKIADLITFAAENHPSAELVSVRTEGDIHRTTYRETAGRIAQLAHALKALGVTEGDRVATLAWNGYRHFELYYAISGSGAVCHTINPRLSAEQMTYIVGHAQDRVLFVDLTFVPIVEKLRAHLPDNLQIVVMTDRAHMPETTLQGALCYEELLDGQPQEIDWPDFPEDQAAGLCYTSGTTGNPKGTLFSHRSTVLHALSLCVTIPKVLREGVRILPVVPLFHVNAWGLPYAAPLAGASLIFPGGALDGKSLFDLMDGEKVVSAWGVPTVWLGLLNEINQRGHLPDGFSDIVVGGSAASRSLIEAFEQKNVNVCHAWGMTEMSPLGTQCNLPPSMDEMPLDRRVDRKQSQGRRVFGVDLKIVDDNGNRLPHDGSTPGHLYVRGNTITSGYFENEEASKPVFDAEGWFCTGDIASINPDGFLQITDRSKDLIKSGGEWISSLDLENIVMSHPGIANCAVIAVPDPKWDERPLLIVQAREDAQPQKQDILDRLAERVAKWQLPDDVVFVDSLPLTATGKVSKLTLRKHYSEETS from the coding sequence ATGAAGGGCATGATGATGCACCGTCCGCTGAAAATCGCGGACCTCATCACGTTCGCAGCGGAAAATCACCCGTCTGCAGAGCTCGTTTCCGTGCGGACCGAAGGTGATATCCATCGGACGACCTACCGGGAAACTGCCGGCCGGATTGCACAGCTTGCGCATGCTTTGAAAGCGCTTGGTGTGACAGAAGGAGACCGGGTGGCAACGCTCGCCTGGAACGGTTATCGGCATTTTGAGCTTTACTACGCCATATCCGGATCAGGTGCTGTTTGCCACACCATAAATCCGCGGCTGTCGGCCGAACAGATGACCTACATTGTCGGTCATGCCCAGGATCGGGTTCTCTTTGTGGACCTGACCTTTGTGCCGATTGTTGAAAAGCTGCGCGCGCATCTGCCGGACAATCTGCAAATCGTCGTGATGACAGACCGGGCGCACATGCCTGAGACAACACTTCAAGGCGCGCTATGCTATGAAGAGCTTCTGGACGGACAACCGCAGGAAATCGACTGGCCGGACTTTCCAGAAGATCAGGCTGCCGGTCTTTGTTATACCTCCGGCACAACGGGAAACCCAAAAGGCACGCTGTTTTCGCACCGTTCAACGGTCTTGCATGCGTTAAGTCTGTGCGTGACGATCCCCAAGGTCTTGCGCGAAGGCGTTCGTATTCTGCCTGTCGTTCCCCTGTTTCATGTCAATGCCTGGGGGCTTCCCTATGCAGCGCCTCTGGCAGGCGCCAGCCTTATTTTTCCAGGAGGGGCGCTCGATGGCAAAAGCCTGTTCGATCTGATGGATGGTGAAAAGGTTGTGTCGGCCTGGGGTGTGCCGACGGTTTGGCTCGGGCTCTTGAACGAGATCAACCAGCGCGGTCACTTACCGGACGGGTTCTCGGATATTGTGGTGGGCGGGTCCGCCGCCTCCCGGTCCTTGATTGAGGCCTTCGAACAGAAAAACGTCAACGTCTGTCATGCCTGGGGAATGACGGAGATGAGTCCGCTTGGCACGCAGTGCAATCTGCCTCCGTCCATGGATGAAATGCCGCTTGATCGGCGCGTCGACCGAAAACAGTCTCAGGGCAGGCGTGTGTTCGGGGTTGATCTCAAAATCGTTGACGACAATGGCAATCGTCTGCCGCATGACGGCTCAACTCCCGGCCATCTTTATGTGAGGGGCAACACGATCACCTCCGGATATTTTGAAAACGAGGAAGCGTCCAAGCCTGTTTTTGACGCCGAAGGCTGGTTTTGCACTGGCGACATTGCATCCATTAATCCCGATGGTTTCTTGCAGATTACCGATCGTTCCAAGGATTTGATCAAGTCGGGCGGTGAATGGATCAGTTCGCTGGATCTTGAAAACATCGTCATGTCGCATCCTGGCATCGCCAACTGTGCCGTTATTGCTGTGCCCGACCCGAAATGGGATGAGCGCCCGCTGCTTATTGTGCAAGCCCGTGAGGACGCGCAGCCTCAAAAACAGGATATCTTGGACCGGCTCGCCGAACGTGTCGCCAAATGGCAGCTGCCGGACGATGTCGTATTTGTGGATTCACTTCCGCTAACCGCAACAGGCAAGGTCTCAAAACTCACGTTGAGAAAACACTATTCTGAGGAGACGTCATGA